The following is a genomic window from Spirosoma foliorum.
ACTCAATTCGGGCTTCAATCGGGAAGTGACTAAAGATGAGTACGTGAAAGCTGTTGCTGACAATACCATTCAGGATTTATTGAACATTGAGCCTGCGAAACCCGGCGATGTATTTTTCCTGCCAGCTGGTCGGGTTCACTACATTGGTAAAGGGCTTTTACTGGCCGAAATTCAGCAAACATCAGATACGACCTACCGTATTTATGACTTCGATCGGGTAGATGCAACGACTGGTAAGAAGCGTGAACTGCATACCGATCTGGCTGTCGATGCCATCGATTACCATCACTACGATCATTACAAAACACAGTACGAAAAGAAGGAGAACGAGAGCGTTAACGCTGTAAAAAGTGACTATTTTATAACTAACGTACTGAATTTCAATGAAGAAGTCGCACAGGACTATTCGCGCATCGATTCGTTCGTGATTTTAATTTGTGTAGCTGGTGGTCTCACCATTGAAACATCCGGCGGATTTAGTCAATCACTCAAAATGGGTGAATGCGCCCTGATTCCGGCGTCTATCAATAATGTAACCCTCATTCCTGATGGTGATATGACCGTTTTGGAAACGTATGTACCTTAATGTCTGAACCAGGATTTATAGGATTTAAATGATTTCCAGGATTAGAGTTAATCGTACGTAATCTTTTAATCTTGTAAAATCATTTAAATCCTATAAATCCTGGTTCAGATAAAATGCGCTATTGCCTTGCCCTTGACCTCAAAGATGATCCGGCTCTGATTGCCGAATATGAACAATACCACAAAAAGCTCCAGCCTGCCATTGAAGCCAGTATTCGTGATTACGGAATTACCGAAATGGAAATTTACCGGATCGGAAATCGACTGTTTATGATTATGGAGACGGACGAAACCTTCTCGTTTGAGGTCAAAGCGGCCGCCGATGCTGCTAACCCAAAGGTGCAGGAATGGGAGAATTTAATGTGGGGTTATCAGCAGTCTTTACCGATGGCCAAGCCCGGCGAAAAGTGGATGCTAATGAAGCAGATTTTTCAGATGTGAGTGTCAATCTGGTGTGGGTATTCACCCGTGCCTTCTTATGTCGTCAGCATTTGCTGACGCAAAAACTAGTCCTTAACGCGGGGGTCAGTGAATACTGACAAAATGAATAGGCACGGGTAAATACCCGCGCCAGACTTAGCGCTAGTGAAAATTTCGAGTTTCTGGAAACTCGAAATTTTTTGTTAAATAATGTAAAATTTGCTTGACATGTTGAATAGTTAGCTTTACGTTTGATGTGTCAAATAAACTTTACATATCTATGAAAACAAAGTGGCTTTTCCCGCATCGATTCCGGCTTATTGGCTGGATTATTTTCGTACCATCAGCTATCCTCGGGCTGGCAGCAATGTATTACGAGTTAGATATCATTTCCTTAATTAAGGAGATTTTATTTAATGCTAAGCCACCAACGGGCACTCTTACGCTTGAAGGTTTCTTTTCTGCTGGTAGCCAAAATATGACCGATGAAATAGCTGCTATTGGCGTTATTCTTGGCTTACTGCTGATTGCATTCTCACGAGAGAAGGTTGAGGATGAAATGATAGGTCAACTTCGGCTCGAAGCCCTGCAATGGAGCGTTTATGCCAATTATATCATTCTGGCTATTGCCATTTTGACGCTCTATGACAATGCCTTTTTTAATGTTATGGTCTATAACATGTTTACTGTATTGCTGGTCTTTATTTTCCGGTTTCGCTGGCTTCTCTACCGAAATAACCATCAACTGTTGGCTCTATGAAAAACCGGCTTAAAGTTGAACGAGCTGAACAGAACCTGTCGCAAGCCGACCTGGCCGACCGCATTGGTGTAAGTCGGCAAACGATTAACTCGATTGAAACGGGTCGTTACGTTCCTTCTACAATTTTGTCACTAAAACTGGCACAGGTGTTTGGTAAATCGGTGGAGCATATCTTTACGCTCGAAGAGACCGATTGAGAAGATGTCAAACCTGTATATCATGGCTGGTCCGAACGGAGCCGGAAAAACAACCGCTGCTTACACGCTGCTACCTGAAGTCATGAAGATTAAGGAATTCGTCAATGCTGATGAAATAGCAAGAGGATTATCCCCATTCAATGTGGAAGCCGTAGCGTTTGAGGCTGCGCGGATCATGTTGCAACGTATTGAGCAACTTATGAGGCAAGGGATTGATTTTGCGATTGAAACAACGTTGTCTACGCGCTCATACGTACAAACTATTCGTCGTGCTCAGCAACTTGGCTATTCTGTAAGCCTTTACTATTTCTGGATACCATCGGCAGAGGTATCAAAGGAACGAGTGGCGATGCGTGTGTCTCGGGGAGGCCATAACATTCCACCCGATGTGATTGAACGTAGATATGCCAGGAGTCTGGTAAATCTGACTAAACTATATATTCCAGTCTGCGATTACGTTGTTATTTTCAATAACGCTGGCATTGTTTCTGATCTGATAGCAACGGGCGGAATTGATAGCGAGATACTTGTGTTAAATAAAGACATTTGGGAAACCATTCTGAACCATGGAAATAAATCAGACAAAGACGAGACCAAGTAACGACGAAGTGTTGGCTGGTGTCCGACGAGCCGTTCAGAAAGTAGTCGACCAGGCGAAGTGTAATGATGAAGAATTAGTTATCGCTCACAATGACAAACCTGTGCGCGTTAAAGCCCGCGACCTGTAAGGCCATCGTTACTAAATACATTCTCCAAACGCCCATCTTCAACGGGCGTTTTTTGTTGTTACTGCGTACGGTATATCGCTATCTTTACGAAGACCAACTCCATCAATACGTCACCTTTATGAAACACTGGCTTTACGCATTGCTCGCGTTTGCGTTCATCGTTCCGGCTCAGGCACAATCCACTACGCCCAGCAATTTCGTTCGGGAGAATTACCAGAAAACGGAATACAAAATTCCGATGCGTGATGGCACAAAACTCCACACCACCGTCTATGTTCCAAAAGATGCCTCTGCAAGCACGAAATACCCATTTATGATGCAGCGTACGTGCTATAGCGTGGCACCTTACGGGCCCGATACCTATCCGGCGCAGGTTGGCCCGTCGGGAACGCTCATGCGCGACAAGTTTATCTTTGTCTATCAGGATGTTAGGGGTCGATGGGCATCGGAAGGGACCTGGACTAACATGACGCCAACCGTTACCGATCAGCAATCAGCTCCCGTAGCGAAAGGTAAAAAGAGCGTTACAAAACCAGTGAACACTACGGTGGTTGATGAAAGCTCGGATACCTACGATACCATCGAGTGGCTACTCAAAAACATACCGAACAACAACGGTCGGGTGGGGCAGTGGGGCATTAGCTATCCTGGCTTTTACACCATTGCAGGTGCTGTAGCCGCTCACCCCGCATTGAAAGCCTCATCGCCACAAGCGCCTATTTCCGATTTTTTCTTTGACGATTTTCACCATAACGGCGCGTTTATTCAGGCGTATCTGTTCACATTCCCTGTGTTTGGTATTCAGCACCCACAGCCTACAACGCAAGCCTGGTATAACAGCGATTTTATCAATACGAAATCGAAAGACGGTTTTCAATGGCAGCTAGACCTTGGCCCGCTCAAGAATGTCGATAAATACTACAAGAATAACTTCTATTGGCAGGAAACCATCAATCACCCGAACTACGATGAGTTCTGGCAGAAACGGAGCATTATTCCGCACCTGAAGAACATTAACCATGCGCTAATGACTGTTGGTGGCTGGTTCGATGCAGAAGATTTACCCGGACCGCTTAACATCTACAAAACCGTTGAGAAGAATAATCCGGGTATATATAACACATTGGTGATGGGCCCATTTGGACATGGCCGGTGGTCGCATGAAACAGGTCACACACTGCATAGTAATGTGTATTTCGGCGATAGCATCGCAACGTTTTACCAGCGGAATATCGAGGCTAAATTCTTTACGCATTTCCTGAAAGGGGCTGGTGATGGCAAGACTGGCTTACCTGAAGCTTACCTGTTCAATACGGGTCGCAATGAGTGGAGAACGTTCGACAAATGGCCTGCCGCCAATGCGCAATCGATGCAGTTTTTCCTGGCTAGTTCTGGCCAACTAGCCCAACAGGCAGGCAACGGCTATTCGGAGTTTATCAGTGATCCGATGAAGCCGGTTCCCTATACCGAAGACATTACGACAACTCAGGGTTTTACACCCTTTAACTACATGTCGGAGGATCAGCGCTTTGCGGGTCGTCGCCCCGATGTATTAGCGTTCCAGACCGATGTGCTGACGGAAGACTTAACATTGGGGGGCGAAATTATGGCTAAACTGAAAGTGAGTACCACTGGGACTGATGCCGATTGGGTGGTGAAGCTGATTGATGTATATCCGCCCGATGAACCGAATCATCCGTATATGCCGAATAAGAATATTACTCTCGGAAATTATGAGCAAATGGTTCGCTCAGAAGTAATGCGGGGGCGATTCCGTAATTCATTCGAGAAACCTGAACCCTTTAAACCGGGCGAAGTAACGAATGTGAATTTTCGTTTGCAGGATGTTTTGCACACATTTAAAAA
Proteins encoded in this region:
- a CDS encoding type I phosphomannose isomerase catalytic subunit, whose product is MLYPLTFETIFKDKIWGGQKIKTILEKDFSGSPDRPLPNCGETWEVSDVEGNVSIVKEGSLQGKSLHELVEQYKGELVGKHVYEQYGNRFPLLVKFIDANDDLSIQVHPNDELAKQRGTGFGKTEMWYIMQADEGAKLNSGFNREVTKDEYVKAVADNTIQDLLNIEPAKPGDVFFLPAGRVHYIGKGLLLAEIQQTSDTTYRIYDFDRVDATTGKKRELHTDLAVDAIDYHHYDHYKTQYEKKENESVNAVKSDYFITNVLNFNEEVAQDYSRIDSFVILICVAGGLTIETSGGFSQSLKMGECALIPASINNVTLIPDGDMTVLETYVP
- a CDS encoding L-rhamnose mutarotase; this encodes MRYCLALDLKDDPALIAEYEQYHKKLQPAIEASIRDYGITEMEIYRIGNRLFMIMETDETFSFEVKAAADAANPKVQEWENLMWGYQQSLPMAKPGEKWMLMKQIFQM
- a CDS encoding helix-turn-helix transcriptional regulator yields the protein MKNRLKVERAEQNLSQADLADRIGVSRQTINSIETGRYVPSTILSLKLAQVFGKSVEHIFTLEETD
- a CDS encoding zeta toxin family protein, whose product is MSNLYIMAGPNGAGKTTAAYTLLPEVMKIKEFVNADEIARGLSPFNVEAVAFEAARIMLQRIEQLMRQGIDFAIETTLSTRSYVQTIRRAQQLGYSVSLYYFWIPSAEVSKERVAMRVSRGGHNIPPDVIERRYARSLVNLTKLYIPVCDYVVIFNNAGIVSDLIATGGIDSEILVLNKDIWETILNHGNKSDKDETK
- a CDS encoding CocE/NonD family hydrolase; translated protein: MKHWLYALLAFAFIVPAQAQSTTPSNFVRENYQKTEYKIPMRDGTKLHTTVYVPKDASASTKYPFMMQRTCYSVAPYGPDTYPAQVGPSGTLMRDKFIFVYQDVRGRWASEGTWTNMTPTVTDQQSAPVAKGKKSVTKPVNTTVVDESSDTYDTIEWLLKNIPNNNGRVGQWGISYPGFYTIAGAVAAHPALKASSPQAPISDFFFDDFHHNGAFIQAYLFTFPVFGIQHPQPTTQAWYNSDFINTKSKDGFQWQLDLGPLKNVDKYYKNNFYWQETINHPNYDEFWQKRSIIPHLKNINHALMTVGGWFDAEDLPGPLNIYKTVEKNNPGIYNTLVMGPFGHGRWSHETGHTLHSNVYFGDSIATFYQRNIEAKFFTHFLKGAGDGKTGLPEAYLFNTGRNEWRTFDKWPAANAQSMQFFLASSGQLAQQAGNGYSEFISDPMKPVPYTEDITTTQGFTPFNYMSEDQRFAGRRPDVLAFQTDVLTEDLTLGGEIMAKLKVSTTGTDADWVVKLIDVYPPDEPNHPYMPNKNITLGNYEQMVRSEVMRGRFRNSFEKPEPFKPGEVTNVNFRLQDVLHTFKKGHRVMIQVQSTWFPLIDRNPQKYVDNIFKADEKDFQKATHRVYDSSVIEVQVLK